The following are from one region of the Cloacibacterium normanense genome:
- a CDS encoding MGMT family protein, whose translation MNETFKKQVFEIIKMIPKGRVTTYGAIAKAVGFPNYSRHVGNALRNYDEDFPAHRVCSACGIISAESCIPKFTEKLAKEGVEVKENKIQNFKQVFWNPLEEINL comes from the coding sequence ACCTTCAAAAAACAAGTCTTTGAAATCATCAAAATGATTCCTAAAGGTAGAGTAACCACTTATGGAGCAATTGCAAAGGCAGTTGGTTTTCCAAACTATTCTCGTCACGTAGGAAATGCTTTGAGGAATTATGATGAAGATTTCCCTGCACATAGAGTTTGTAGTGCTTGTGGAATTATTTCTGCGGAAAGTTGTATTCCAAAATTTACCGAAAAGTTAGCCAAAGAAGGAGTAGAAGTAAAAGAAAATAAAATCCAGAATTTTAAACAAGTTTTTTGGAATCCTTTAGAAGAGATTAATTTGTAA
- a CDS encoding RNA polymerase sigma factor, whose protein sequence is MNQETFKNTVFVLKDEMYRFAKRFLVSSDEAEDLVQDLMLKFWQKKDELVHLNLKSYVLKCVKNECLNKLKHETVKQNFADFQLHRNELYKMETNNLKEKILEFINALPEKQKLVIHLKDVEEYEVSEISEILEIEENAVRVNLMRARQKVKEQINNLLAFENRKIQNI, encoded by the coding sequence ATGAATCAAGAAACATTTAAGAATACTGTATTTGTTTTGAAAGACGAGATGTATCGTTTTGCAAAGCGATTCTTGGTGAGTAGTGACGAAGCTGAAGATTTGGTGCAGGATTTAATGCTGAAATTTTGGCAAAAAAAGGATGAATTGGTACATCTCAATTTAAAATCTTATGTACTAAAATGTGTGAAAAACGAGTGTCTCAATAAACTGAAACACGAAACGGTGAAACAGAATTTTGCAGATTTTCAATTACACAGAAATGAACTCTACAAAATGGAAACCAATAATCTGAAGGAGAAAATTTTAGAATTTATCAATGCGCTCCCCGAAAAACAGAAATTGGTCATTCACCTGAAAGATGTAGAAGAATATGAAGTCTCGGAAATCTCGGAGATTTTAGAAATAGAAGAAAATGCAGTGAGAGTGAATCTGATGAGAGCCAGACAAAAAGTAAAAGAACAGATTAACAACCTGTTAGCGTTTGAAAACAGAAAAATTCAAAACATTTAA
- a CDS encoding histidine phosphatase family protein encodes MMKIIKRASFLLLLSLFSFNLTFSQQKVDTVFVGKATSKNLRQSIDKKALVYIVVRHGEKENNGKNPHLSDAGKERAKRLAQLFKKVKIQNAFSTDFFRTRETLEPLILEKKLDLKIYNPREIPEFVKNDLSKNTGVNIISGHSNTNPILLNELIQQPLFKDIPDEKFNDIYIVNFFENDKKVKVYHLLY; translated from the coding sequence ATGATGAAAATAATTAAAAGAGCTTCATTTCTCCTTTTACTGTCCCTTTTCAGCTTTAATTTGACTTTTTCACAGCAAAAAGTAGATACTGTTTTTGTAGGTAAAGCGACATCTAAAAATCTAAGACAAAGTATTGATAAAAAAGCTTTGGTTTATATTGTCGTAAGACATGGTGAGAAAGAAAATAATGGCAAAAATCCTCATCTTTCTGATGCAGGAAAAGAAAGGGCAAAACGTTTAGCTCAACTGTTCAAAAAAGTAAAAATTCAGAATGCTTTTAGTACTGATTTTTTCAGAACTCGAGAAACTTTAGAACCTTTGATTTTAGAGAAAAAGTTAGATTTGAAGATTTACAATCCAAGAGAAATTCCTGAATTTGTGAAAAATGATTTATCTAAAAACACTGGAGTCAATATTATTTCAGGACATTCTAATACCAACCCAATTTTGCTCAATGAATTAATTCAGCAACCTTTGTTCAAAGATATTCCAGACGAAAAATTTAATGACATTTATATTGTCAATTTTTTTGAAAATGATAAAAAAGTGAAAGTCTATCATTTATTATACTAA
- a CDS encoding GlmU family protein — MQLIFSDAQFWGDFLPLTYTKPIAELRTGILTFSERWQKLLDSSEVSYITEDYLQKKYKSYEKKESLLITPNFLPSESVLAQIKNLQLGEALIYENEVLAARLNMENFSLSQIEKMTDITEELIFFKKATDLFSLNDKAIDFDFELVTKGRTSAPLSETNGFLGNKEDLFIEEGAEIEFATLNCKTGKIYIGKNAEIMEGSVVRGSLALCEGSKINMGSKIYGATTIGPHSKVGGEVNNIVITGFTNKGHEGFVGNSVIGEWCNLGADTNSSNLKNNYAEVKLWSYPSKKFVKTGLQFCGLIMGDHSKTAINTQFNTGTVVGVGANIFKSGFPPNLIEHFSWGGFKGDEKFRLETAYEVAEKAMARRKIALTEEDKEILKWVYENC, encoded by the coding sequence ATGCAACTTATATTTTCTGATGCTCAATTTTGGGGAGATTTTCTTCCGCTTACTTATACCAAACCAATCGCAGAACTTAGAACAGGAATTCTTACGTTTTCTGAACGTTGGCAAAAACTGTTAGATTCTTCTGAAGTTTCTTACATCACCGAAGATTATCTTCAAAAAAAATATAAATCTTACGAAAAGAAAGAAAGTTTACTGATTACTCCAAATTTTCTTCCTTCGGAAAGTGTTTTGGCTCAAATTAAAAATTTGCAACTGGGAGAAGCTTTGATATATGAAAACGAAGTTTTGGCGGCTAGATTAAACATGGAAAATTTTTCGCTTTCGCAGATTGAGAAAATGACAGACATCACCGAAGAACTGATTTTCTTTAAAAAAGCTACGGATTTATTTTCACTGAATGATAAAGCGATTGATTTTGATTTTGAACTAGTGACCAAAGGAAGAACTTCTGCTCCACTTTCTGAAACCAATGGATTTTTGGGCAATAAAGAAGATTTATTTATAGAAGAAGGTGCCGAAATAGAATTTGCAACGCTTAATTGCAAAACCGGGAAAATCTACATCGGCAAAAACGCAGAAATTATGGAAGGTTCTGTAGTAAGAGGCAGTTTAGCACTTTGCGAAGGTTCTAAAATTAATATGGGTTCTAAAATTTATGGCGCTACTACAATTGGCCCACATTCTAAAGTTGGCGGAGAAGTCAATAATATTGTCATCACTGGTTTTACCAATAAAGGTCACGAAGGTTTTGTAGGAAATTCTGTGATTGGAGAATGGTGCAACTTGGGAGCCGACACCAATTCTTCTAACCTCAAAAACAATTATGCAGAAGTAAAACTCTGGAGTTATCCATCTAAAAAATTTGTAAAAACTGGACTTCAATTTTGCGGATTAATTATGGGAGACCATTCTAAAACTGCGATTAACACTCAATTTAACACAGGAACTGTAGTGGGAGTTGGTGCTAATATTTTCAAAAGTGGATTTCCACCCAATTTGATTGAACATTTTTCTTGGGGCGGATTTAAAGGAGATGAAAAATTCAGATTAGAAACCGCTTACGAAGTTGCCGAAAAAGCTATGGCAAGAAGAAAAATAGCTTTAACAGAAGAAGATAAGGAGATTCTGAAATGGGTTTATGAGAATTGTTAG
- a CDS encoding GNAT family N-acetyltransferase has translation MVWFEELQNRKKISKIFYRYEKTFPEEERRSKDQFLDLAENPDAFVYSINHEDENIGYCVIWELQEFYFLEHFEVFEEFRNQKFGEKILESLQEKFEKLILETEPDSLSEIAERRLRFYERNGFSVIEKNYLQPSYGEGKYAVNLFLMANFEPENLETLVQEIYSTVY, from the coding sequence ATGGTTTGGTTCGAAGAATTACAAAACCGCAAGAAAATTTCTAAAATTTTCTACCGCTACGAAAAGACTTTTCCCGAAGAAGAAAGACGTAGTAAAGACCAATTTCTAGATTTGGCCGAAAATCCAGACGCCTTTGTTTATTCCATTAATCACGAAGATGAAAATATAGGATATTGTGTAATTTGGGAGCTTCAAGAATTTTATTTTTTAGAACATTTTGAAGTTTTTGAAGAATTCCGAAATCAAAAATTTGGAGAAAAAATTCTAGAAAGTTTACAAGAAAAATTTGAAAAATTGATTTTAGAAACTGAGCCCGATTCACTTTCAGAAATTGCTGAAAGAAGGTTGCGCTTTTACGAAAGAAATGGTTTTAGCGTCATAGAAAAAAATTACCTTCAACCAAGTTATGGCGAAGGTAAATATGCTGTTAATTTATTTTTAATGGCTAATTTCGAGCCTGAAAATTTAGAAACTTTAGTTCAAGAAATTTATAGTACGGTTTATTAA
- a CDS encoding DUF4252 domain-containing protein: protein MKSFLKLIAIFTILVSLQSCIVSEKSLYNEETKGNATVTKINVPMFIVKPYIKKALREDGESEEVIRLIKKIRKVKVYTVQNASDKMVAQFSRQSFGSNLQELMSVNSKDSKIKIMSAITDSDTMIKDLLITVRDDKELVYVKVLGKFSLDDISRIAELSKKNKDTVANN from the coding sequence ATGAAATCATTTCTAAAACTTATAGCAATTTTTACCATTTTGGTCTCTCTGCAATCTTGCATTGTAAGTGAAAAGTCTCTCTACAACGAAGAAACAAAAGGAAACGCAACCGTTACCAAAATAAATGTTCCGATGTTTATCGTAAAACCTTACATCAAAAAAGCATTAAGAGAAGACGGTGAATCAGAAGAAGTTATTCGCCTTATCAAAAAAATCAGAAAAGTAAAAGTTTACACCGTACAAAATGCTTCTGATAAAATGGTTGCTCAGTTTTCTAGACAATCTTTTGGCAGCAATTTACAAGAATTGATGAGTGTAAACAGCAAGGATTCTAAAATTAAAATTATGTCTGCAATTACAGATTCAGACACCATGATTAAGGATTTACTGATTACCGTGAGAGACGACAAAGAGCTGGTTTATGTAAAAGTTTTAGGAAAGTTTTCTTTGGATGACATTTCAAGAATCGCAGAATTATCTAAAAAGAATAAAGATACCGTTGCAAATAATTAA
- a CDS encoding type B 50S ribosomal protein L31 yields the protein MKSGIHPENYRLVVFKDMSNDEVFLCKSTAETKDTIVYEGTEYPLIKMEISSTSHPFYTGKVKLVDTAGRVDKFMNKYKKFAK from the coding sequence ATGAAATCAGGAATTCACCCAGAAAATTATAGATTAGTTGTATTCAAAGACATGAGTAATGACGAAGTGTTTCTTTGCAAATCTACAGCTGAAACTAAAGATACTATTGTTTACGAAGGTACAGAATATCCATTAATCAAAATGGAAATCTCTTCTACTTCTCACCCATTCTACACTGGTAAAGTAAAATTAGTAGATACTGCAGGTAGAGTAGACAAATTCATGAACAAATACAAAAAATTCGCTAAGTAA
- the recA gene encoding recombinase RecA, translating to MSSIDDKKKALALVLEKMDKTYGKGTVMKMGDSAVEEVEVIPSGSLGLDIALGVGGYPKGRVIEIYGPESSGKTTLTMHAIAESQKQGGIAAFIDAEHAFDAVYAKKLGIDVENLIISQPDNGEQALEIADNLIRSGAIDIVVIDSVAALTPKAEIEGEMGDSKMGLHARLMSQALRKLTATISRTKCTVIFINQLREKIGVMFGNPETTTGGNALKFYASVRIDIRRSGSPIKVGEDAVGNRVKVKIVKNKVAPPFKNTEFDIMYGEGISKVGEILDLGVEFDIVKKSGSWFSYGDTKLGQGRDAVKELLKDNPELLEELAEKIKVAIKEKK from the coding sequence ATGAGCAGTATAGACGATAAGAAAAAAGCACTCGCATTAGTCCTCGAAAAAATGGATAAAACCTACGGAAAAGGTACCGTAATGAAAATGGGAGACAGTGCAGTAGAAGAAGTAGAAGTAATTCCGAGTGGTTCACTTGGTTTAGATATTGCTTTGGGAGTTGGCGGTTATCCAAAAGGAAGAGTTATCGAAATTTACGGGCCAGAATCTTCTGGTAAAACCACTCTTACAATGCACGCAATTGCAGAATCTCAAAAACAAGGCGGAATTGCGGCTTTCATAGATGCAGAACACGCTTTTGATGCAGTTTACGCTAAAAAATTGGGAATTGATGTAGAAAATTTAATCATTTCTCAACCTGACAATGGTGAACAAGCATTAGAAATTGCAGATAATTTAATCCGTTCTGGAGCGATTGACATCGTGGTAATCGACTCTGTTGCAGCTTTGACACCAAAAGCAGAAATTGAAGGAGAAATGGGCGATTCTAAAATGGGGCTGCACGCAAGATTAATGTCTCAAGCTTTGAGAAAATTAACGGCAACGATTTCTAGAACAAAATGTACAGTAATTTTCATCAACCAATTAAGAGAAAAAATCGGGGTAATGTTCGGAAATCCTGAAACAACTACTGGTGGAAATGCACTAAAATTCTATGCTTCGGTAAGAATTGATATCAGAAGAAGTGGTTCACCAATAAAAGTAGGCGAAGATGCTGTAGGAAACCGTGTGAAAGTAAAAATTGTAAAAAACAAAGTAGCTCCACCGTTTAAAAATACAGAATTCGATATTATGTACGGAGAAGGAATTTCTAAAGTTGGCGAAATTCTAGATCTGGGCGTTGAATTTGATATTGTTAAAAAATCTGGTTCTTGGTTCAGCTATGGTGACACGAAACTGGGACAAGGTAGAGACGCCGTGAAAGAATTACTAAAAGACAATCCTGAACTTTTAGAAGAATTAGCTGAGAAAATAAAAGTGGCTATTAAAGAAAAGAAATAA
- a CDS encoding DUF4252 domain-containing protein — protein MKNIITFLFLMFLPVFALAQTEKLDAIFEKYQEAEGVTSIKIAKPMFRLLNNINIDDSDMDKIKPLISKMNGLKILIMEKPETAENPTAAQLAAINEASKVKNEILAAVKNLKYDELMTLNSKDNKIKFLAADTSSNLLNNMLLTISSEDENILMMLDGQISMDDVSNLINDVQKEDKAPKTPEKPKK, from the coding sequence ATGAAAAATATTATCACATTCCTATTCCTCATGTTTTTGCCAGTGTTTGCTTTGGCACAGACTGAAAAATTAGACGCTATTTTTGAAAAATATCAAGAAGCAGAAGGCGTAACTTCTATTAAGATTGCTAAACCAATGTTTAGATTGCTCAATAACATCAATATTGATGACTCAGATATGGACAAAATTAAACCGCTTATCAGTAAAATGAATGGTTTAAAAATCCTCATCATGGAAAAACCTGAAACAGCCGAAAATCCTACCGCTGCTCAATTAGCTGCCATCAATGAAGCTAGTAAAGTAAAAAATGAAATTCTAGCTGCCGTAAAAAATCTGAAATATGATGAACTCATGACGCTGAACAGCAAAGACAATAAAATTAAGTTTTTAGCAGCAGACACAAGTTCTAATTTACTGAATAACATGCTATTAACCATTTCTTCTGAAGATGAAAACATCTTGATGATGTTAGACGGACAAATCTCTATGGACGATGTTTCTAACTTGATTAATGACGTACAAAAAGAAGATAAAGCACCTAAAACACCAGAAAAACCTAAAAAATAA
- a CDS encoding nucleotide pyrophosphohydrolase — MEIKILQNQVDDWIKTIGVRYFNELTNMAMLTEEVGEVARIIARRYGEQSEKESDKSKDLGEELADVLFVTLCLANQTGVDLQAAFDKKMKVKTERDFDRHQNNEKLK; from the coding sequence ATGGAAATAAAAATTCTACAAAATCAAGTTGATGATTGGATAAAAACCATTGGTGTTCGTTATTTTAATGAATTGACGAATATGGCAATGTTAACCGAAGAAGTAGGAGAAGTAGCCAGAATTATTGCCAGAAGATATGGTGAACAAAGCGAAAAAGAATCTGATAAATCTAAAGATTTAGGCGAGGAATTAGCAGACGTTTTGTTTGTAACTTTGTGTCTTGCTAATCAAACTGGTGTAGATTTACAAGCCGCTTTTGATAAAAAGATGAAAGTAAAAACTGAAAGAGATTTTGACCGTCATCAAAATAATGAAAAACTGAAATAA
- a CDS encoding PspC family transcriptional regulator → MREPKFITDLRHKVEHEWFGTLTRFGSRLGIPVSKLRVFFIYSTFATAGFFFLVYLMMAFTLWVKDIFVTRRPNVFDL, encoded by the coding sequence ATGAGAGAGCCAAAATTTATTACGGATTTAAGACACAAAGTAGAACACGAATGGTTCGGAACGCTCACCAGATTTGGGAGCAGATTAGGAATTCCTGTTTCTAAATTGCGTGTGTTTTTCATTTATTCCACTTTTGCGACTGCTGGTTTTTTCTTCTTGGTTTATCTCATGATGGCATTTACACTTTGGGTAAAAGATATTTTCGTCACCAGAAGACCTAATGTTTTTGACCTATAA